One Capsicum annuum cultivar UCD-10X-F1 chromosome 2, UCD10Xv1.1, whole genome shotgun sequence genomic window carries:
- the LOC107858715 gene encoding WPP domain-interacting tail-anchored protein 1 isoform X2, which produces MDADTANNASTSTEGFNANEVEAESNTVDSLEVLSSSGNAMQEVRSVGEILTRLELDLACSSEKLVNLDVLEMHVATRESDFEAFASEKEHSSNDIVEKAIEFDLLSGFLDSEVRELGGLLSSVAMEIDNVRKVISSRGYVDEAFILIEEKLHDSEKSLKQSQEHLLQLRAQCTNFHGIILTSRGDQNSQDGEASDYFNGHAVLTPKTKIKMQTVEQQRHILQMLEKSLARELDLEKKLTESRQVEQELEVRLQQEALCMEEEIEDAWQRLFEGENAAEVLSGISKELLGRLQMAHFNLNGVVQRESHLQSKLQELEEHLKEKDNLLGKSERTSKDLVDKVKSLEKRLEDSEFQLSNYTASTKKSLRDSELQLQHAVASAEASQEKQIMLNSTIKDMEDLIEDLKSKFSKAESLTESAEDKCIILSESNADLNEELTFARSRLACLEASLRQAEETKKATARDINFRSKLITDLILQLAFERERLEKQIALLIMENKAQKKLFQQKDKVPSPSPQSDGKDTRGSVPPKAEFSAVTSSNECNEAKANLEENISGDFMLRESKEEVTDSSTGLDASRDISARQLNFKYILTAVLVFLISAVVAVLLQNQTSQL; this is translated from the exons ATGGATGCTGACACAGCGAATAATGCATCTACTTCCACTGAAGGTTTTAACGCCAATGAAGTGGAGGCAGAATCAAATACAGTTGACTCTCTAGAAGTTTTGTCATCCAGTGGTAATGCCATGCAAGAAGTAAGAAGTGTTGGGGAGATTCTAACAAGGCTTGAACTAGACTTGGCCTGTTCCTCTGAGAAACTAGTTAATTTAGATGTACTTGAGATGCATGTGGCAACTAGAGAAAGTGACTTTGAGGCTTTTGCCTCTGAGAAGGAGCACAGTTCAAATGACATTGTTGAGAAGGCAATAGAGTTTGATCTCTTATCTGGGTTCCTGGATTCAGAGGTTAGGGAGCTAGGCGGTTTGTTATCTTCTGTTGCAATGGAGATTGACAATGTGCGGAAGGTGATATCTTCACGTGGCTATGTGGATGAGGCTTTCATTCTAATAGAAGAGAAGTTACATGACAGTGAGAAATCCCTCAAGCAGTCGCAGGAGCACCTTTTACAATTGAGGGCGCAATGTACCAACTTCCATGGGATTATCCTCAcctcccggggggaccaaaatt CGCAAGATGGCGAGGCATCAGACTACTTTAACGGTCATGCCGTTTTAACTCCAAAGACAAAGATAAAGATGCAGACTGTTGAGCAGCAGAGACACATTCTGCAGATGCTGGAGAAGTCTTTGGCCAGAGAGTTAGATCTTGAGAAGAAGCTTACTGAATCTAGACAAGTTGAACAAGAATTAGAAGTCAGGTTGCAGCAAGAAGCTCTCTGCATGGAGGAGGAAATTGAAGATGCTTGGCAAAGGTTGTTTGAGGGAGAGAATGCTGCTGAAGTCCTCTCAGGAATTTCAAAAGAACTACTGGGTCGACTCCAGATGGCACATTTTAATCTGAACGGTGTTGTTCAGAGAGAAAGCCACTTACAATCTAAACTTCAAGAATTGGAGGaacatttaaaagaaaaagacaacTTACTAGGGAAGTCTGAAAGAACTTCTAAAGATCTTGTGGATAAGGTTAAATCTCTTGAAAAACGGTTGGAGGACTCTGAGTTCCAGCTGTCCAATTATACGGCATCTACAAAGAAAAGTCTGAGGGACTCTGAGCTTCAACTTCAGCATGCAGTTGCATCTGCTGAAGCTAGTCAAGAGAAGCAAATCATGTTGAATTCTACAATCAAAGACATGGAAGACTTGATTGAGGacctaaaatcaaaattttcaaaagcaGAAAGTTTGACGGAGAGTGCTGAAGATAAGTGCATTATCTTGTCAGAATCTAACGCAGATCTCAATGAAGAATTAACTTTTGCAAGGAGTAGGTTGGCATGTTTGGAGGCATCGTTGCGCCAAGCTGAGGAAACGAAGAAGGCTACTGCCCGAGATATTAACTTCCGAAGTAAATTGATAACTGATCTAATTTTGCAATTGGCATTTGAAAGAGAGAGACTTGAAAAGCAG ATAGCCTTGCTGATAATGGAAAATAAGGCCCAGAAGAAGCTTTTTCAGCAAAAGGATAAAGTTCCTTCGCCGTCTCCCCAAAGTGATGGCAAAGATACCAGGGGATCCGTGCCTCCGAAAGCCGAGTTTTCTGCTGTAACTTCTTCAAATGAGTGCAACGAAGCAAAAGCTAATTT GGAGGAGAATATTTCTGGAGACTTTATGTTGCGCGAGTCGAAAGAGGAAGTTACTGATTCTTCAACCGGACTTGATGCTTCGCGGGACATATCTGCAAGGCAGCTTAATTTCAAGTATATCCTTACAGCAGTTCTCGTGTTTTTGATATCTGCAGTGGTAGCTGTTTTATTGCAGAATCAGACTAGCCAGCTTTGA
- the LOC107858715 gene encoding WPP domain-interacting tail-anchored protein 1 isoform X1 has translation MDADTANNASTSTEGFNANEVEAESNTVDSLEVLSSSGNAMQEVRSVGEILTRLELDLACSSEKLVNLDVLEMHVATRESDFEAFASEKEHSSNDIVEKAIEFDLLSGFLDSEVRELGGLLSSVAMEIDNVRKVISSRGYVDEAFILIEEKLHDSEKSLKQSQEHLLQLRAQCTNFHGIILTSRGDQNSQDGEASDYFNGHAVLTPKTKIKMQTVEQQRHILQMLEKSLARELDLEKKLTESRQVEQELEVRLQQEALCMEEEIEDAWQRLFEGENAAEVLSGISKELLGRLQMAHFNLNGVVQRESHLQSKLQELEEHLKEKDNLLGKSERTSKDLVDKVKSLEKRLEDSEFQLSNYTASTKKSLRDSELQLQHAVASAEASQEKQIMLNSTIKDMEDLIEDLKSKFSKAESLTESAEDKCIILSESNADLNEELTFARSRLACLEASLRQAEETKKATARDINFRSKLITDLILQLAFERERLEKQIALLIMENKAQKKLFQQKDKVPSPSPQSDGKDTRGSVPPKAEFSAVTSSNECNEAKANFSSIANLEENISGDFMLRESKEEVTDSSTGLDASRDISARQLNFKYILTAVLVFLISAVVAVLLQNQTSQL, from the exons ATGGATGCTGACACAGCGAATAATGCATCTACTTCCACTGAAGGTTTTAACGCCAATGAAGTGGAGGCAGAATCAAATACAGTTGACTCTCTAGAAGTTTTGTCATCCAGTGGTAATGCCATGCAAGAAGTAAGAAGTGTTGGGGAGATTCTAACAAGGCTTGAACTAGACTTGGCCTGTTCCTCTGAGAAACTAGTTAATTTAGATGTACTTGAGATGCATGTGGCAACTAGAGAAAGTGACTTTGAGGCTTTTGCCTCTGAGAAGGAGCACAGTTCAAATGACATTGTTGAGAAGGCAATAGAGTTTGATCTCTTATCTGGGTTCCTGGATTCAGAGGTTAGGGAGCTAGGCGGTTTGTTATCTTCTGTTGCAATGGAGATTGACAATGTGCGGAAGGTGATATCTTCACGTGGCTATGTGGATGAGGCTTTCATTCTAATAGAAGAGAAGTTACATGACAGTGAGAAATCCCTCAAGCAGTCGCAGGAGCACCTTTTACAATTGAGGGCGCAATGTACCAACTTCCATGGGATTATCCTCAcctcccggggggaccaaaatt CGCAAGATGGCGAGGCATCAGACTACTTTAACGGTCATGCCGTTTTAACTCCAAAGACAAAGATAAAGATGCAGACTGTTGAGCAGCAGAGACACATTCTGCAGATGCTGGAGAAGTCTTTGGCCAGAGAGTTAGATCTTGAGAAGAAGCTTACTGAATCTAGACAAGTTGAACAAGAATTAGAAGTCAGGTTGCAGCAAGAAGCTCTCTGCATGGAGGAGGAAATTGAAGATGCTTGGCAAAGGTTGTTTGAGGGAGAGAATGCTGCTGAAGTCCTCTCAGGAATTTCAAAAGAACTACTGGGTCGACTCCAGATGGCACATTTTAATCTGAACGGTGTTGTTCAGAGAGAAAGCCACTTACAATCTAAACTTCAAGAATTGGAGGaacatttaaaagaaaaagacaacTTACTAGGGAAGTCTGAAAGAACTTCTAAAGATCTTGTGGATAAGGTTAAATCTCTTGAAAAACGGTTGGAGGACTCTGAGTTCCAGCTGTCCAATTATACGGCATCTACAAAGAAAAGTCTGAGGGACTCTGAGCTTCAACTTCAGCATGCAGTTGCATCTGCTGAAGCTAGTCAAGAGAAGCAAATCATGTTGAATTCTACAATCAAAGACATGGAAGACTTGATTGAGGacctaaaatcaaaattttcaaaagcaGAAAGTTTGACGGAGAGTGCTGAAGATAAGTGCATTATCTTGTCAGAATCTAACGCAGATCTCAATGAAGAATTAACTTTTGCAAGGAGTAGGTTGGCATGTTTGGAGGCATCGTTGCGCCAAGCTGAGGAAACGAAGAAGGCTACTGCCCGAGATATTAACTTCCGAAGTAAATTGATAACTGATCTAATTTTGCAATTGGCATTTGAAAGAGAGAGACTTGAAAAGCAG ATAGCCTTGCTGATAATGGAAAATAAGGCCCAGAAGAAGCTTTTTCAGCAAAAGGATAAAGTTCCTTCGCCGTCTCCCCAAAGTGATGGCAAAGATACCAGGGGATCCGTGCCTCCGAAAGCCGAGTTTTCTGCTGTAACTTCTTCAAATGAGTGCAACGAAGCAAAAGCTAATTTCTCATCAATAGCTAATTTG GAGGAGAATATTTCTGGAGACTTTATGTTGCGCGAGTCGAAAGAGGAAGTTACTGATTCTTCAACCGGACTTGATGCTTCGCGGGACATATCTGCAAGGCAGCTTAATTTCAAGTATATCCTTACAGCAGTTCTCGTGTTTTTGATATCTGCAGTGGTAGCTGTTTTATTGCAGAATCAGACTAGCCAGCTTTGA